In Pirellulales bacterium, the genomic window CGCCGATTTGGCATCGCAGGTCCCCCCATACCGGTGTCAATGGAAATGCCCCACCTCGTCGATCACTCCCGCTCAGCCGATGTGGTGATTACCGGCGTTGGCGTGGTGAGCCCCATTGGCGTGGGCCGGCAAGCGTTTTGGAACGCGCTCTTGGCCGGGCAAAGCGGGATCGATTGGATCTCGCAATTCGACACTGCGGAATTTCCGGTGCGCATCGCCGGCGAAGTTCGCGATTTCGACGCCAAGGAGTACGTGCGACCACGCAAGAACCTCAAGATCATGTCGCGCTGCGCGCAATTCGCGGTCGCCTCCGTCGAACTGGCCTGCGTGGATGCGCATTTCGAGTCGGGAGCGGTCGATCCCGATCGGTACGGCGTCGTCTTTGGCGCCGATCGAATTCGCAACAGCCTGGAAGAAATCGCCGACGCCTACCGCAGTTGCATGGAGAGCGCCCAGTTCGATTTTCAGCGCTGGGGTCAAGATGGCGCGGCCGCCATGTATCCGCTGAGCATGCTTAAGAACCTTCCCAATATGTTGGCGTCCCACATCTCCATCGCCAAGGACGCGCGCGGGCCCAACAACACCGTCTGCAGCGCCGAGGCTTCCGGCCTGCTCGCCATTGGCGAGGCGGCGGCGGTGATTGCCCGTGGCGCCGCCGATGTGATGATTGCAGGCAGCTCCGCGTCGCGCATGCACCCCTACGATTGGGTGCGCAGTTGCCTCTATGACCAACTGAGCCGGCGCTGCGACCCGCCGGCGTCGGCGGCACGACCCTTTGACTTGGCGCGCGATGGCCAGGTGCGCGGCGAAGGCGCCGCGGCGGTGATCCTTGAAAGTCGCGCGCATGCCGAGCGACGCGGCGCCCCGGTGCTGGCGCGCATTGCCGGCTGGGGATCGAGCTTTGACAACGGGCAAAATGGATCGACGCACTGCTCAAAGGGCATCATGCGCTCCGTCGCGGCCGCGCTCCGCGGGGCACAACTCAAGCCGACCGATGTGGGACATGTCGGCGCACATGGGCTAGGCACCCCCAACGACGACCGCCGTGAGGCTCGCGCCCTGGCCGAAGTTTTGCCAAAATCGCGGGTCTTCGCCCCCAAAAGCTATTTCGGCAATCTAGGCGCCGGCAGCGGCGCGGTCGAGTTTGCGGCGAATTTGCTGGCGCTGGTCGAAGGGATCGTGCCGCGGACGCTGAACTGCGACCAGCTTGATCCCGCTTGCCCTATTCAACTGGTCCGCGACGAGCCGGCAAGCTGCGTTAAGCGCGCATGCGTCTCGGTGAACACCACTGCCGGTGGACAGTCGGCGGCGGTCGCGTTTACGACCGCCTAGCTGTGCGCGGTCGTGGTGAGCGCTGTGTGATGTTGGCCGCTGGTCAGTCTGCGCGCCGTTTGCTACTCTGATGCTCCGCGCGACGCCAGCGTCGCGCTCTGGCCCAATCCTATTCATGACCATCGCGCATGGCGATCGCCGAAATCAAGAAAATTCGACGTGAAGATCTAGCGCCGGGCGAGGTGCTCTGCGCCCATTGCACCGCCAAGTGCTGCCGCTACTTCGCGCTGCCGATCGAAACGCCCACTACCTGGCAGGACTTCGACTTCATTCGCTGGTACTTGCTGCACGGGCAGGTCTCGGTGTTCATCGAAGACGAAAACTGGTACCTGGTCGTTCACAATTGCTGCGATCATTTGCAAGCGGACCAGCGCTGCGGCATCTACGACACCCGTCCGCAAATCTGTCGCGAATACTCGACCGACGCCTGCGAATTCGAGGACGATTGGGTGTACGAGCGATATTTCGAAACCCCACAGCAAGTTTATGAGTTTGCCGAAGCCGTGCTGGGGCCACCTCCTGGCAGTGGTTTTCGCACTCCCCGCCCCGACCTGTTGCCCATTCTCGCCTCGTGACCACACTGCGCCGCATCGAACCTCGCACGCTCAAGGGCTTTCGCGACTACAAGCCCGACGCCATGATGCCGCGCGAGCGGCTCATGGAAACGGCGCGGCGCGTCTACCGTTCCTACGGCTTTAGCCCCATCGACACGCCGGCGCTGGAATACCTCGAAATCCTCACTGGCAAGGGGAGCGACGAAACCGACAAGCAACTTTACAAGTTCCAGGATCATGGCGGCCGCTCGGTGGCGCTGCGGTTCGACCTCACCGTGCCGTTCGCCCGCTTCGCGGCGCAGCACATCGGCGAACTCGGCACGCCATTCAAACGCTATCACATCGCGCCGGTGTGGCGCGGCGAAAACACGCAACGCGGCCGCTACCGCGAGTTCATGCAATGCGATTTCGACACCATCGGCACGCGCTCGCTGGCATCCGATGTCGAAACGGCCCTGGTGATTCACGATCTCCTGCTCGCCATCGGCTTCGCCGATTTCACAATACGCATCAATAACCGCCAGGTGCTCAACGGCCTGCTCGAACGACTCCAGTTGGCCGATCAGGCTACTCCCATTTTGCGGGCGCTCGACAAGCTGCACAAAATCGGCGCCGATCAGGTGGCCACGGAAATCAAAGCCACCGCCGGCGCCACCGCCGACCAGGCCCGCGATGTGCTCAAACTCGCCAACTTGACCGGCCCCAACGATCAAGTGCTCGCGCAATTGCGACCATTGGTGGCGGGCAGTCTCGTTGGAGAAGAAGGTCTTGAGCGCTTGAGCGGCGTGCTCACAGCCGCCCGCGCCGCCGGTGTCCCCGAAGCGCGGCTTGTGCTCGACGTTTCCATCGCCCGCGGTCTCGACTACTACACCGGCACGATCTTCGAAACCTTTCTCGACGCCTTGCCCGCGATTGGCAGCGTCTGCTCCGGCGGCCGCTACGACAACCTCGCCGGACTGTACACCTCGCAATCCTTGCCCGGCATTGGCGCATCGCTCGGACTGGATCGTCTGTTGGCCGCCATGGAAGAATTGGGGCAGATCGATCGCGTGGCAACGCCGGCGCCTGTGCTGCTCGCGTACTTTGTCGAGTCGCGACTGGCCGACTATGTGCGTCTGGCGTCGCAGTTGCGCGCAGCGGGTATAGGCGTCGAGCTTTATCCCGACGCCAAAAAGATCGGCCAGCAACTGAAATACGCCGATCGCCGCGGCTTTTTGATCGCGATCATCGCGGGCGACGACGAGTTCAACGCGCGCCAGTGCCAGATCAAGAATCTGGCGACCGGCATCAGCGTCACCGCGCCGCTCGATCCCGACGCACACGGCGTGGTGGCCGCGATTCGCCAAATGCTCGGCGGCTAGCGCGTATCGAGATATACTGCCGCACGATGCAGCGACCCCGGCGGCAATCACCACGGCACGGGCGGCCGATGACCAAACGCGACAATCATTACGAAGCGGCATTCGAAGAGTACTTGCGCGCGCGCCAACAACCTTATGTGGCCGTCGACGAGTCGCGCCGCAGCTTGGTCGCCGAGTCGTC contains:
- the hisS gene encoding histidine--tRNA ligase, with translation MRRIEPRTLKGFRDYKPDAMMPRERLMETARRVYRSYGFSPIDTPALEYLEILTGKGSDETDKQLYKFQDHGGRSVALRFDLTVPFARFAAQHIGELGTPFKRYHIAPVWRGENTQRGRYREFMQCDFDTIGTRSLASDVETALVIHDLLLAIGFADFTIRINNRQVLNGLLERLQLADQATPILRALDKLHKIGADQVATEIKATAGATADQARDVLKLANLTGPNDQVLAQLRPLVAGSLVGEEGLERLSGVLTAARAAGVPEARLVLDVSIARGLDYYTGTIFETFLDALPAIGSVCSGGRYDNLAGLYTSQSLPGIGASLGLDRLLAAMEELGQIDRVATPAPVLLAYFVESRLADYVRLASQLRAAGIGVELYPDAKKIGQQLKYADRRGFLIAIIAGDDEFNARQCQIKNLATGISVTAPLDPDAHGVVAAIRQMLGG
- a CDS encoding beta-ketoacyl-[acyl-carrier-protein] synthase family protein — its product is MPHLVDHSRSADVVITGVGVVSPIGVGRQAFWNALLAGQSGIDWISQFDTAEFPVRIAGEVRDFDAKEYVRPRKNLKIMSRCAQFAVASVELACVDAHFESGAVDPDRYGVVFGADRIRNSLEEIADAYRSCMESAQFDFQRWGQDGAAAMYPLSMLKNLPNMLASHISIAKDARGPNNTVCSAEASGLLAIGEAAAVIARGAADVMIAGSSASRMHPYDWVRSCLYDQLSRRCDPPASAARPFDLARDGQVRGEGAAAVILESRAHAERRGAPVLARIAGWGSSFDNGQNGSTHCSKGIMRSVAAALRGAQLKPTDVGHVGAHGLGTPNDDRREARALAEVLPKSRVFAPKSYFGNLGAGSGAVEFAANLLALVEGIVPRTLNCDQLDPACPIQLVRDEPASCVKRACVSVNTTAGGQSAAVAFTTA
- a CDS encoding YkgJ family cysteine cluster protein, with the translated sequence MAIAEIKKIRREDLAPGEVLCAHCTAKCCRYFALPIETPTTWQDFDFIRWYLLHGQVSVFIEDENWYLVVHNCCDHLQADQRCGIYDTRPQICREYSTDACEFEDDWVYERYFETPQQVYEFAEAVLGPPPGSGFRTPRPDLLPILAS